A part of Aegilops tauschii subsp. strangulata cultivar AL8/78 chromosome 2, Aet v6.0, whole genome shotgun sequence genomic DNA contains:
- the LOC109747887 gene encoding uncharacterized protein At4g06744-like: protein MARSVPGRLALFCVLASCIALAAGTTVATRPSRRGLGVSDSHDGAVAVGVGGGGGYDDSLMPRPAPSSEPRACQFENERLYRAYLVIQKFRKTVICDPKGVTATWAGTDLCGSYKGFFCGRPINVSDRTVASVDLNGFNLRSDSLQGFVDGLPDLALFHANSNNFGGAVPNLRGLQYFYELDLSNNKLAPAPFPTDVLGLTNCTFIDIRFNSFFGELPAGLFSSFPEVEAIFVNNNHFSGQLPDNLGDSPVNYLSLANNDFTGPIPSSIGRAADTLLEVLFLNNSLSGCLPYEIGLLARATVIDAGTNHLTGTIPLSYACLRSVEQLNLADNLLYGVVHDSLCRLAYDGRLANLTLSGNYFTWLGPCCWDLIREGKLNVDRNCILWAPNQRSFQECAEFFHDNWARMTCPVSKYVPCHPKWYGVDAAREEAAAAEEYKYRTYSALHP from the coding sequence ATGGCTCGCTCGGTCCCTGGCCGGCTAGCTCTCTTCTGCGTCTTGGCCTCCTGCATTGCGCTCGCGGCCGGCACCACCGTCGCCACCCGTCCAAGCCGGCGGGGCCTCGGCGTAAGCGACAGCCACGACGGAGCGGTCGCAGTCGGGGttggcggtggcggcggatacGATGACAGCTTGATGCCCCGGCCGGCGCCGTCGTCCGAGCCGAGGGCGTGCCAGTTCGAGAACGAGCGGCTCTACAGGGCGTACCTGGTGATCCAGAAGTTCAGGAAGACGGTGATCTGCGACCCCAAGGGCGTCACCGCCACCTGGGCCGGCACCGACCTCTGCGGCTCCTACAAGGGCTTCTTCTGCGGGCGGCCCATCAACGTCAGCGACCGGACCGTCGCGTCCGTCGACCTCAACGGCTTCAACCTGCGGTCCGACTCGCTGCAGGGCTTCGTGGACGGCCTGCCGGACCTGGCGCTGTTCCACGCCAACTCCAACAACTTCGGCGGCGCCGTGCCCAACCTCCGGGGGCTGCAGTACTTCTACGAGCTGGACCTGAGCAACAACAAGCTGGCGCCGGCCCCGTTCCCGACGGACGTGCTGGGGCTCACCAACTGCACCTTCATCGACATCCGGTTCAACAGCTTCTTCGGCGAGCTGCCGGCGGGGCTCTTCAGCTCCTTCCCGGAGGTGGAGGCCATCTTCGTCAACAACAACCACTTCTCCGGCCAGCTCCCGGACAACCTCGGGGACTCGCCCGTCAACTATCTCTCCCTCGCCAACAACGACTTCACGGGGCCCATCCCCTCCTCCATCGGCCGCGCCGCTGACACGCTCCTGGAGGTGCTCTTCCTCAACAACAGCCTCAGCGGCTGCCTCCCCTACGAGATCGGCCTGCTCGCCAGGGCCACGGTCATCGACGCCGGCACCAACCACCTCACCGGCACCATCCCGCTGTCGTACGCGTGCCTGCGGAGCGTGGAGCAGCTCAACCTGGCGGACAACCTGCTGTACGGCGTGGTGCACGACTCGCTCTGCCGGCTCGCCTACGACGGCCGCCTCGCCAACCTCACGCTCTCCGGCAACTACTTCACGTGGCTGGGGCCCTGCTGCTGGGACCTGATCAGGGAGGGGAAGCTCAACGTCGACCGCAACTGCATCCTGTGGGCGCCCAACCAGCGGTCCTTCCAGGAGTGCGCCGAGTTCTTCCACGACAACTGGGCCAGGATGACGTGCCCCGTCAGCAAGTACGTGCCGTGCCACCCCAAGTGGTACGGCGTGGACGCGGCCAGggaggaggccgcggcggcggaggagtacAAGTACCGGACCTACTCGGCGTTGCACCCGTAA